A genome region from Rhodopseudomonas boonkerdii includes the following:
- a CDS encoding response regulator transcription factor, which yields MRVLLVEDEPEMVAALRTALARHGMLVDHAPDLYEAELIAIESHYDAIVLDRQLPDGDGLSLISKLRERGNAVPVLVLTARGELADRVTGLDKGADDYLGKPFAFEEFLARLRALLRRPASMQSDVARIGRLAFDANHREASVDGRLLEMPRRELLLLEALLQRMGRMVLRSALMAAVYSLDDEVQPNALDTHVSRLRRRLAESDAGVIINGVRGLGYVLRETP from the coding sequence ATGCGGGTGCTGTTGGTGGAGGACGAGCCGGAAATGGTCGCCGCGCTACGCACGGCGCTCGCCCGCCACGGCATGCTCGTCGATCACGCGCCTGACCTGTACGAAGCCGAGCTGATTGCGATTGAAAGCCATTATGATGCGATAGTGCTCGATCGCCAGTTGCCTGACGGCGACGGCTTGTCGCTCATCTCGAAACTGCGTGAGCGTGGCAATGCTGTGCCTGTGTTGGTACTCACTGCCCGCGGTGAACTCGCCGACCGTGTCACTGGTCTCGACAAGGGCGCCGACGACTATCTCGGCAAGCCGTTTGCGTTCGAGGAATTCCTGGCGCGTTTGCGGGCGCTGCTGCGCCGACCCGCAAGCATGCAGAGCGATGTCGCGCGGATTGGCCGCCTAGCGTTCGATGCTAACCATCGCGAAGCGAGTGTCGATGGCCGGCTGCTTGAGATGCCACGGCGCGAATTATTGCTGCTGGAGGCGCTGCTGCAACGCATGGGACGCATGGTACTGCGCTCGGCGTTGATGGCGGCGGTCTACAGTCTCGACGACGAGGTTCAGCCCAATGCACTGGACACCCATGTATCTCGGCTGCGCCGCAGGCTCGCTGAATCGGATGCCGGCGTCATCATCAACGGCGTTCGCGGCCTCGGCTATGTACTGCGGGAGACACCGTGA